In a single window of the Flavobacterium ammoniigenes genome:
- a CDS encoding response regulator transcription factor → MRILIVEDEAGILQFLQQGLEEEGYDILTATDGEQAIQLLSKESFDLILLDWMLPKLTGLEVCKSFRLYNTTCPILFLTAKDTVTETIEGLRAGANDYIKKPFSFDELLERIKIHFRNSQEAQLLTLGPIVMDVSKHQVTINHEAVTLTHREFELLRYLIKNKGKVCTRSQIIEEVWDIHFDYDTGVIDVFMNAIRKKLNFKKEEDYIKTIRGVGYIAND, encoded by the coding sequence ATGCGCATATTAATAGTAGAAGACGAAGCTGGGATACTTCAATTCTTACAACAAGGATTAGAAGAAGAAGGATATGATATCCTAACAGCAACAGATGGCGAACAAGCAATTCAATTACTTTCAAAAGAAAGTTTCGACTTAATTTTGCTTGATTGGATGTTACCTAAACTGACTGGTTTAGAAGTTTGTAAATCCTTCCGATTATACAATACAACTTGTCCAATACTCTTTTTAACTGCCAAAGATACCGTTACTGAGACTATTGAAGGATTGAGAGCAGGCGCAAATGATTATATCAAAAAACCATTTAGCTTTGATGAATTATTAGAACGCATCAAAATACATTTTCGAAATAGTCAAGAAGCACAGCTGTTAACTTTAGGACCAATAGTAATGGATGTATCTAAACATCAAGTTACTATTAATCATGAGGCAGTTACTTTAACGCATCGCGAATTTGAGTTGTTGCGCTATTTGATAAAAAATAAAGGCAAAGTGTGTACACGATCACAAATCATTGAAGAGGTATGGGATATTCATTTTGATTATGATACTGGAGTTATTGATGTATTTATGAATGCTATTCGAAAAAAATTAAATTTTAAAAAAGAAGAAGACTACATTAAAACAATTCGAGGTGTGGGCTATATCGCAAATGATTAA
- a CDS encoding sensor histidine kinase: MQQLSFKNRIASLYIFTTALLISVVFCVIYFSVSYNVYSHINDDIISESQKHLTEISISNYNFRLIHAEEWMEREHNTVDVNPVFVQFVDENKRVVEKSPNLKMNLQFQSKIPSGHLFDYQLEGKSLRQIQLPIYQDKTIVGYLMVAMSLENSFMVLNDLLEVLLIAYPTILLILFGIARLITGRSIQPISEIITTSNIITKDNLKSRIPLPKTKDELYVLSKTINNLLDRLETAIEREKQFTSDASHELRTPLTVIKGTLEVLIRKPRGTQEYEDKINFCVSEVDRLNHLVDQLLLLARYENEKQTIKKESVFLNGLILDTLARQSTFIEANGIIISTEFEDEFYCISDHHFVSIILTNLISNALKYSNSNGTINVHLYSKEQQIICSIVDNGIGISKVDLEKVFQPFFRSKALNHPDIKGIGVGLSIVQRLCLLLNIGINISSSEQLGTKVELFFPQSPK, translated from the coding sequence ATGCAACAACTTTCATTTAAAAATAGAATAGCTTCATTGTACATATTTACCACTGCTTTATTAATTTCAGTGGTATTTTGTGTTATCTATTTCAGTGTAAGTTATAATGTTTACAGCCATATTAATGATGATATTATATCAGAATCTCAGAAGCACTTAACTGAAATTTCTATAAGTAATTATAATTTTCGTCTTATTCACGCAGAAGAATGGATGGAAAGAGAACATAATACGGTTGATGTAAATCCAGTTTTTGTTCAGTTTGTTGACGAAAATAAACGAGTTGTTGAAAAATCACCTAATCTTAAAATGAATCTGCAATTTCAATCCAAAATTCCTTCCGGCCATTTGTTTGATTACCAATTAGAAGGAAAATCTTTGCGTCAAATTCAGCTGCCAATATATCAAGATAAAACAATTGTTGGTTACCTTATGGTTGCGATGTCATTAGAAAATTCTTTTATGGTTTTGAATGACTTATTAGAGGTTTTATTAATTGCTTATCCTACAATTTTGCTTATTTTGTTTGGGATCGCACGACTCATTACCGGTCGTAGCATTCAACCTATCAGTGAGATAATTACTACTTCAAATATAATCACTAAAGACAATTTGAAGTCCCGAATTCCGTTACCTAAAACGAAAGATGAATTGTATGTTTTGTCCAAAACTATTAATAATTTATTAGATCGATTAGAGACTGCTATTGAGCGCGAAAAACAATTTACTTCGGATGCTTCTCATGAACTACGTACTCCACTAACAGTAATTAAAGGCACTTTAGAAGTATTAATTAGAAAACCAAGGGGAACCCAAGAATATGAAGATAAAATCAATTTTTGTGTGTCAGAAGTCGATCGGTTGAATCATTTAGTGGATCAATTATTATTATTGGCAAGATATGAGAATGAGAAGCAAACTATAAAAAAAGAATCCGTTTTCTTAAATGGTCTAATTCTCGACACTTTAGCTAGACAATCCACTTTTATAGAAGCCAATGGTATTATAATTTCGACTGAATTTGAAGATGAATTTTATTGTATTTCAGATCATCATTTTGTGTCAATAATTCTCACCAATTTAATTTCAAATGCGTTAAAGTATTCTAATTCAAACGGTACCATAAATGTTCATTTGTATAGTAAAGAACAACAAATCATATGTTCCATTGTTGATAATGGAATTGGTATTTCTAAAGTAGATTTAGAAAAAGTGTTCCAACCCTTTTTTCGTTCTAAAGCTTTAAATCACCCTGATATTAAAGGAATAGGTGTTGGCTTGTCCATTGTTCAACGTCTTTGTTTACTGCTGAATATTGGTATCAATATCTCTAGTTCTGAGCAATTAGGTACCAAAGTTGAATTATTTTTCCCCCAGTCACCTAAGTAA
- a CDS encoding CusA/CzcA family heavy metal efflux RND transporter, which translates to MLEKIIAFSLKNKLIIILLTLGIFSFGIYSLFQISIGAVPDVTNNQVQVITTSRNLSTQDIEQFITYPVEIEMANLPSVKEIRSISKFGLSVVTIVFEDDLGTYLPRQLIAEKIKSASEKIPAGFGTPEMGPITTGLGEIYQYTLEVQPEFKNNYSVTDLRTIQDWVVKRQLSGIKGVVEINTWGGFLKQYEIAISPASLKAINISMTDVFTALEKNNSIAGGAYIEKVNQSYFIRGEGKVKSLEDIENIVVKNTNGMPVYIKNIAQVSFGHANRFGAITGNGEGEKVLGQVMMLKGGNSKQVITDVKNRVAEIQKTLPEGVYINGFLERSELVGKTTFTVAENLILGCLIVIFVVVLLLGNWRSGLVVASVIPLCLLFAISFMNIFGIDANLMSLGAIDFGIIIDGAVIIVEFIAFQIAHKSAHLALLPKEDQQLEIDQITFKSASKMMNSAVFGQLIILIVFIPILSLSGIEGKMFKPMAMTFSFALLGAMLFCFTYVPVVSSLFLKPTADNSDSFSHKLIQKLNSVYLPIITWSLANTKKVFYGAFGLLVFAIVLFTTMGGEFIPTLDEGDFVIQPVLKTGTSLTKTITTTTKIEKIILKNFPEVTQVVSRIGAAEVPTDPMSMEESDIIVKLKPKSDWVSAESKDELADKIKSAIEMQIPNMEIEFTQPIEMRFNELISGTRSDVAIKLFGEDLNILAQKAHEIENAIKNVAGASDIIIEKTEGLPQMFVQYDRSKIARYGLNIADLNDMIALSFAGKTVGNVFEGEKRFDMVVRLDKMNRKDIDDLKNLYVSTPNGQQIPLSELASIDYTQGPAKISRDNTNRRIVVGINVRNRDLQSVVTDIQKIVATKIKLPAGYYVKYGGQFENLQSAKARLLIAVPIALFLIFILLYFAFGSVKEALMVYSAIPLSAVGGILFLWMRGLPFSISAGVGFIALFGIAVLNGIVLIEHFKELKHSGIKSIDELILKGTTDRLRPVLLTAAAAALGFLPMAISSSAGAEVQRPLATVVIGGLFTATVLTMIVLPILFKVLDKKELKKPHFKMHNKSIYLLFFLLSCSALSAQNDKSERERIIYLALQNNKEIKAAQLQLDKSNAAIQSAYSFDKTNLYYSYDQNNLALNNEPLRVFGIQQKLEFPTVYGAKKSVLVSENEKERVGLEIKKRKLTLMVSKVYEHIVYLQNQAKQYTYLDSLYQNFSKASNRRFELGETNYLEKITAQAKSGQIQTKKFQIEKDKQAQYEVLNSLVQSEDEIIITTTQLSPITISFDSLGKDIHSFYLEKVTETYKKQLELQKQHWLPDINLDYFNGRNNGLSQSLYGFQVGIAVPLLFSGTTTKIKAAQIELKSWEQQKQNEEQKLLQYLNQKQSELAKYQEAINYYNQFGKKLSDEIIKVANLSYKNGEIDFFQYIQSLENATTIQVDHLDTLLQFNTIQLELNYPNY; encoded by the coding sequence ATGCTTGAAAAAATTATAGCTTTTAGTTTAAAAAATAAACTAATTATTATACTGTTAACACTAGGTATATTTAGTTTTGGCATCTATTCCCTTTTTCAAATTTCAATTGGAGCAGTTCCTGATGTTACCAACAATCAAGTCCAAGTCATTACTACCTCGCGAAATCTTTCTACTCAGGATATTGAACAATTTATTACCTATCCTGTAGAAATTGAAATGGCCAATTTGCCAAGTGTAAAAGAGATTCGTTCGATTTCTAAATTTGGATTATCTGTAGTTACTATTGTATTTGAAGATGATTTAGGAACCTATTTGCCAAGACAATTAATAGCCGAAAAAATTAAATCAGCTTCTGAAAAAATTCCTGCAGGTTTTGGCACTCCAGAAATGGGACCAATAACTACAGGTTTAGGCGAAATTTATCAATATACTTTAGAGGTACAACCCGAATTCAAAAACAATTATTCTGTTACCGATTTACGAACGATTCAAGATTGGGTTGTAAAACGTCAATTGTCAGGAATCAAAGGTGTTGTTGAAATCAATACTTGGGGAGGCTTTTTGAAGCAATATGAAATTGCAATAAGTCCAGCAAGTTTAAAAGCGATTAATATCAGCATGACGGATGTTTTTACGGCTTTAGAAAAAAACAATAGTATTGCTGGAGGCGCTTATATTGAAAAAGTAAATCAAAGTTATTTTATTCGTGGCGAAGGAAAAGTGAAGTCCTTGGAAGACATTGAAAATATTGTTGTAAAGAATACCAACGGTATGCCCGTTTACATTAAAAATATTGCTCAAGTTAGTTTCGGACATGCGAACCGTTTTGGAGCAATCACAGGAAATGGTGAAGGCGAGAAAGTGTTGGGACAAGTCATGATGCTTAAAGGAGGGAATTCAAAACAAGTGATTACAGATGTTAAAAACCGTGTAGCCGAAATTCAAAAAACCTTACCTGAAGGAGTCTATATTAATGGATTTCTAGAACGAAGTGAATTAGTGGGTAAAACCACATTTACAGTAGCAGAGAACTTAATTCTTGGTTGTTTAATTGTAATTTTTGTAGTGGTATTATTATTAGGAAATTGGCGTTCAGGTCTAGTAGTAGCCTCAGTTATCCCACTTTGTTTGTTATTTGCGATTTCATTTATGAATATTTTTGGAATCGATGCCAATTTAATGAGTTTAGGTGCAATTGATTTTGGGATTATTATTGACGGAGCCGTAATTATAGTTGAGTTTATTGCCTTTCAAATTGCGCATAAATCGGCACATTTAGCTTTACTTCCCAAAGAGGACCAACAACTAGAAATTGACCAAATCACTTTTAAAAGTGCTTCTAAAATGATGAATTCGGCTGTTTTTGGCCAATTGATTATATTGATCGTTTTTATCCCAATATTGTCTTTATCTGGCATAGAAGGAAAAATGTTCAAACCCATGGCAATGACTTTTAGCTTTGCTTTGCTTGGCGCGATGTTATTTTGTTTTACTTATGTGCCCGTGGTGTCTTCATTATTTTTAAAACCCACTGCAGACAATTCGGATTCTTTTTCGCATAAACTAATTCAAAAATTAAATTCGGTTTATTTGCCTATAATTACTTGGTCTTTAGCTAACACCAAAAAAGTATTTTATGGTGCTTTTGGACTTTTGGTTTTTGCCATCGTATTGTTTACTACTATGGGTGGCGAGTTTATTCCTACTTTAGATGAAGGTGATTTTGTAATTCAACCTGTACTTAAAACGGGAACATCATTAACAAAAACAATTACCACCACCACCAAGATTGAAAAAATAATCTTGAAGAATTTTCCGGAAGTTACACAAGTAGTGAGTAGGATAGGTGCCGCAGAGGTACCAACCGATCCTATGTCTATGGAGGAAAGCGATATTATTGTTAAACTCAAACCAAAGTCAGATTGGGTTTCAGCCGAATCTAAAGATGAATTAGCCGATAAAATTAAATCAGCCATAGAAATGCAAATTCCTAATATGGAAATTGAATTTACACAACCTATCGAAATGCGTTTTAATGAATTAATTTCAGGAACACGTTCGGATGTGGCAATTAAGTTATTTGGTGAAGACTTAAATATTTTGGCACAAAAAGCTCACGAAATTGAAAATGCAATTAAAAATGTAGCTGGTGCATCGGATATAATTATTGAAAAAACCGAGGGTTTGCCTCAGATGTTTGTACAATATGATCGTTCCAAAATTGCTCGCTACGGATTAAATATTGCCGACTTAAACGATATGATTGCCTTGAGTTTTGCCGGTAAAACGGTAGGAAATGTATTTGAAGGTGAGAAACGTTTTGATATGGTAGTGCGTTTGGATAAAATGAATCGTAAAGATATTGATGACCTGAAAAATCTGTACGTTTCAACACCTAATGGGCAACAAATCCCATTAAGTGAATTAGCATCGATCGATTACACCCAAGGGCCTGCAAAAATTTCAAGAGACAATACGAATCGAAGAATTGTTGTTGGTATAAATGTAAGAAATCGAGATTTACAAAGTGTTGTAACTGATATTCAGAAGATAGTCGCTACTAAAATTAAATTGCCAGCAGGTTATTATGTGAAATATGGAGGTCAGTTTGAAAACTTACAATCAGCCAAAGCCCGATTGTTAATTGCAGTACCAATTGCCTTATTTTTAATCTTTATTTTATTGTATTTTGCTTTCGGATCAGTTAAAGAGGCTTTGATGGTGTATTCAGCGATACCTCTTTCAGCAGTTGGAGGAATCTTATTTTTATGGATGCGAGGATTGCCATTTAGTATTTCGGCAGGAGTTGGGTTTATTGCACTTTTTGGCATTGCTGTTTTAAACGGCATTGTATTAATTGAACATTTTAAAGAACTCAAACATAGTGGCATAAAAAGCATCGATGAATTAATTCTAAAAGGTACCACGGATCGTTTGCGACCGGTTTTATTAACTGCTGCCGCTGCAGCTCTAGGATTTTTACCCATGGCTATTTCTTCTTCTGCTGGAGCCGAAGTACAACGTCCTTTAGCCACGGTAGTTATTGGGGGGTTGTTTACAGCGACCGTGCTAACCATGATAGTATTACCAATTTTATTCAAAGTTTTGGATAAAAAGGAATTAAAAAAACCCCATTTTAAAATGCATAATAAATCGATTTACCTGCTTTTCTTTTTGTTGAGTTGTTCAGCACTTAGTGCTCAAAATGATAAATCTGAAAGAGAACGAATAATCTATTTAGCCCTACAAAATAATAAAGAAATTAAAGCAGCACAATTGCAATTAGATAAATCGAATGCAGCCATTCAATCGGCTTATTCTTTTGACAAAACCAATTTGTATTATAGTTATGATCAAAATAATTTAGCTTTAAATAACGAGCCTTTACGTGTATTTGGAATCCAACAAAAATTGGAATTCCCTACAGTTTATGGTGCTAAGAAAAGCGTGCTTGTTTCAGAGAATGAAAAAGAAAGAGTAGGTTTGGAAATAAAAAAGCGTAAGCTCACTTTGATGGTTTCTAAGGTGTATGAGCACATAGTTTATTTGCAAAATCAAGCAAAACAATATACGTATTTGGATAGTTTGTATCAGAATTTTTCTAAAGCAAGCAATAGACGTTTTGAATTAGGAGAAACAAATTATTTAGAAAAAATTACGGCTCAAGCCAAATCAGGTCAAATTCAAACTAAGAAATTTCAGATCGAAAAAGATAAACAAGCGCAATACGAAGTATTGAATTCTCTTGTACAATCAGAGGATGAAATTATAATAACAACTACTCAATTAAGTCCTATAACTATTTCATTCGATAGTTTAGGAAAAGATATTCATTCCTTTTATTTAGAGAAAGTTACAGAAACTTATAAAAAACAATTAGAACTACAAAAACAACATTGGTTACCGGATATCAATCTAGACTATTTTAATGGCAGAAACAATGGTTTATCTCAATCTTTGTATGGTTTTCAAGTTGGCATCGCTGTTCCACTTTTATTCTCTGGAACAACAACTAAGATTAAAGCAGCCCAAATTGAACTAAAAAGTTGGGAACAACAAAAACAAAACGAAGAACAAAAGTTGTTGCAATACTTGAATCAAAAGCAAAGTGAGTTAGCCAAATACCAAGAGGCAATTAACTATTACAATCAATTTGGAAAGAAATTGTCTGATGAAATTATCAAAGTTGCTAATTTGAGTTATAAAAATGGAGAGATTGATTTCTTTCAATACATTCAAAGTTTAGAAAATGCTACCACAATTCAAGTGGATCATTTAGACACTTTGTTACAATTCAACACCATTCAATTGGAATTAAATTACCCTAACTATTAA
- a CDS encoding DUF4266 domain-containing protein produces MIKKSCLSLFILFVFQSCTVVKEYEKEKINDIDMKLAARTAEKYETTFQVYREAAAGANGGKSGGGCGCN; encoded by the coding sequence ATGATTAAGAAATCTTGTTTGTCTCTGTTTATTTTGTTTGTATTTCAATCATGTACGGTTGTTAAAGAGTATGAAAAAGAAAAAATCAATGATATTGATATGAAATTGGCTGCCCGAACGGCTGAAAAATATGAAACAACTTTTCAAGTGTATAGAGAAGCCGCGGCTGGTGCCAATGGAGGAAAGTCGGGTGGAGGCTGTGGATGCAATTAA
- a CDS encoding DUF3570 domain-containing protein: MKKYNTILFLFLLSCVYSQGTKQPTFKKRVLESAEVDFLASYYVQDGSKSSVSGGIGSEKLVDAASNITVAMPLNDDDVLTVDIGISAYSSASSSNINPFNSSGASGTTNYSGASGGDDDKRVNTKAASSSTGTGPYGSPWQASSGASKSDQLVSVMANYSHSSDSRNFIWNSDVSFSNEYDYTSFGFGGGIAALFNEKNTEINLKANVYLDQWRPIYPTELHEYSKYGTNLLNQGYFSGVTVYNENGIMATEKYLPTKFTDLSLTNRNSYSASFGFSQILSQRLQLSVFFDVLQQQGLLSTPYHRIYFADKTNFFIGQSQYIANYESSTNTGVFKLADDIERLPDTRFKLPIGVRLNYYINERFVLRTYYRYYSDDWNIRAQTASIELPVKLSDKFTVFPSFRYYTQNASQYYAPYEKHLSTEQFYTSDPDLATFETKQIGFGVNYTDIFASAKIWQFGLKNIDFRFHQYDRTDRLKASIATVAFKFIMQ; this comes from the coding sequence ATGAAAAAATACAATACCATTCTATTTTTGTTTCTTTTATCTTGTGTTTATTCACAAGGTACAAAACAACCTACCTTCAAAAAGAGGGTATTAGAGAGTGCTGAAGTAGATTTTTTAGCTAGTTATTATGTTCAAGACGGTTCAAAATCATCTGTTTCTGGTGGAATTGGATCTGAAAAACTCGTAGACGCCGCTTCGAATATAACTGTAGCTATGCCGTTGAACGATGACGATGTTTTAACCGTAGATATTGGTATATCAGCCTATTCATCAGCATCTTCTAGTAATATAAACCCTTTTAATTCGTCTGGTGCTTCAGGAACCACAAATTATTCTGGTGCCTCAGGAGGAGATGATGACAAAAGAGTAAATACAAAAGCAGCTTCATCATCAACAGGAACAGGACCTTACGGTTCGCCATGGCAAGCTTCATCAGGCGCTTCTAAAAGTGATCAATTGGTTTCGGTTATGGCTAATTATAGTCACAGTAGTGATTCTAGAAATTTTATATGGAATTCCGATGTCTCTTTTTCAAACGAGTACGATTATACCTCTTTTGGTTTTGGAGGAGGAATTGCTGCTTTATTCAATGAAAAAAATACCGAAATCAACCTAAAAGCTAATGTCTACTTAGACCAATGGCGCCCGATTTATCCAACGGAACTCCATGAATATTCCAAATATGGTACTAATTTATTAAATCAAGGTTATTTTAGTGGAGTTACGGTTTATAATGAAAATGGGATTATGGCAACTGAAAAGTATTTACCAACTAAATTCACAGATTTAAGCTTGACCAACAGAAATTCGTATTCGGCTTCTTTTGGGTTTTCACAAATTCTATCCCAACGACTTCAACTTTCAGTTTTCTTTGATGTATTACAACAACAAGGTTTATTATCAACACCCTATCACCGAATTTATTTTGCCGATAAAACCAATTTTTTTATTGGCCAATCTCAATATATTGCCAATTATGAAAGTAGCACTAATACCGGTGTTTTTAAATTAGCCGATGATATAGAGCGTTTGCCTGATACTCGATTTAAATTGCCAATTGGGGTTCGATTGAATTATTATATCAACGAACGATTTGTTTTACGAACGTATTACAGGTATTATTCAGATGATTGGAATATTCGAGCACAAACTGCAAGTATAGAATTACCAGTAAAGCTTTCAGATAAATTTACAGTATTCCCAAGCTTTAGGTATTATACCCAAAATGCGTCTCAATATTACGCTCCTTACGAAAAGCATCTTTCAACGGAACAATTTTATACTTCTGATCCAGATTTAGCTACCTTTGAAACCAAACAAATAGGTTTTGGAGTCAATTACACTGATATTTTTGCATCAGCCAAAATATGGCAATTTGGGCTAAAAAACATTGATTTTAGATTCCATCAATACGATCGTACTGACCGACTTAAAGCCAGTATTGCCACAGTAGCCTTCAAATTTATCATGCAATAA
- a CDS encoding thioredoxin family protein — translation MKNIVAFLMVFTSFLGYSQNWKTNFEEAKTQAMNENKNILLVFSGSDWCAPCIKLDKTVWQSEEFKKESESKWVIYRADFPKKKVNQLDSALTESNKKLAAQYNAEGYFPLVLLLDKTGTVLGVDGYKNISAAAYIQLIHSFEK, via the coding sequence ATGAAAAATATAGTAGCATTTTTAATGGTATTTACAAGCTTTTTGGGTTATTCTCAAAATTGGAAAACTAATTTTGAAGAAGCTAAAACACAAGCAATGAATGAAAATAAAAATATACTATTGGTTTTTTCAGGATCAGATTGGTGTGCACCTTGTATAAAACTAGATAAAACTGTTTGGCAATCTGAAGAGTTCAAAAAAGAATCTGAAAGCAAATGGGTCATTTATAGAGCCGACTTTCCAAAGAAGAAAGTCAATCAATTGGATTCAGCTCTGACTGAAAGTAATAAAAAATTAGCGGCGCAATACAATGCTGAAGGTTATTTTCCATTAGTGCTTTTATTAGATAAAACAGGAACTGTTTTAGGTGTTGATGGTTATAAAAATATTTCAGCAGCAGCATACATTCAATTGATACATTCATTCGAAAAATAA
- a CDS encoding FAD:protein FMN transferase, whose product MKNFLSFIFIVVSFSSFAQAEYKKKVSLLGSPFEITVVAKDSIQGNFFIDLAIAEVKRIENQISDWIPTTPISMVNKNAGIQAVKVDSEVYELVARAIKISEITEGAFDISYASMDKIWKFDGSMKTMPTEEAIKKSVAKIGYKNIILNPKDQSIFLKLEGMKLGLGGIGQGYIADKVKDKLVANGCVSGIVNVSGDINAWGKQNNQKPWTVGIVNPMNKNKVFATFPLENSSVETSGSYEKYVIFNGIRYSHIIDPRTGYPAQGVVSVSVFAKQTEIADALATGIFVLGVEVGLDLVNQLKGIECIIVDDKGKIHSSKGIDVKKYN is encoded by the coding sequence ATGAAAAATTTTCTATCCTTTATATTTATTGTAGTTAGCTTTTCTTCTTTCGCACAAGCAGAATACAAGAAGAAAGTTTCCCTATTGGGCAGTCCATTTGAAATTACGGTTGTTGCTAAGGATTCTATCCAAGGCAATTTCTTTATTGATTTAGCAATAGCAGAAGTCAAACGTATTGAAAATCAAATTTCGGATTGGATTCCAACCACCCCAATTTCAATGGTAAATAAAAATGCCGGAATACAAGCTGTAAAAGTAGATTCAGAAGTATATGAATTGGTAGCGCGAGCAATTAAGATTTCAGAAATTACGGAAGGTGCTTTTGATATTTCATATGCCTCTATGGATAAGATTTGGAAATTTGATGGGAGTATGAAAACGATGCCAACCGAAGAAGCGATCAAAAAATCGGTAGCTAAAATTGGGTATAAAAATATCATTTTAAACCCCAAAGACCAATCTATTTTTTTAAAACTAGAAGGAATGAAATTAGGTCTTGGCGGTATTGGACAAGGCTATATTGCTGACAAAGTAAAAGACAAATTAGTTGCTAATGGTTGTGTATCCGGAATTGTAAATGTATCTGGAGATATTAATGCTTGGGGTAAACAAAACAATCAAAAACCATGGACGGTTGGTATTGTAAATCCAATGAATAAAAACAAAGTATTTGCAACGTTTCCATTAGAAAATAGTTCAGTAGAAACTTCAGGTAGCTACGAAAAATACGTTATCTTTAATGGTATCCGGTATTCACATATTATTGATCCAAGAACGGGTTATCCAGCTCAAGGAGTCGTTAGTGTTTCGGTATTTGCTAAGCAAACTGAAATTGCGGATGCTTTGGCTACTGGAATTTTTGTTTTAGGTGTCGAAGTAGGATTGGATTTAGTAAACCAATTAAAAGGAATTGAATGTATCATTGTTGATGATAAAGGAAAAATTCATTCTTCAAAAGGAATAGATGTTAAAAAATACAACTAA